The DNA segment TGCTTCTGGCTGATTGATAATTGGCGTTCCCATCAAGCTTCCGAAAGTTCCCACATTCGAAATAGTGAAAGTACTTCCCTTTACTTCATCTGGTTTTAGCTTATTAGTTCGAGAACTTTCTGCTAGGTGATTTACGGTCGCTGCCAATTCTGCAAGCGTTTTAGTATTCGCATTATGAACTACAGGAACGATTAAATTTCCAGTTGGCAAAGCAGTCGCCATACCAACATTTATATCTTTATGAACGATAATTTTCTTCCCATCTACCGAAGTATTAATCAACGGAAAATCGTTTATGGCTTTTGCAACAGCATCAACAAAAAGCGGTGTAAATGTCAATTTCTGATTGTGCTTTGCTTGAAAATCATTCTTAATTGAATTTCTCCAATTTACAAGATCGGTAACATCAACTTCCATGTACGCGGTCACGTGGGGCGAAGTGTGCTTAGAATAAACCATATGATCAGCAATCATCGATCTCATTCTGTCCATTTCTACAATCGAATCTTTGCCCTCTACAAAATTGATAACTGGCTTCGGATAAGACAGTGCAGGACTTGTAGCTTGTGGCGCCACAGCTGCAACTTGCAATCTCTGCAATGGATATTTTCTATTTTTTAAATAATTAAAAACATCGCTTTTGCGAATTCGTCCTTCAGCTCCTGTTCCTTCAATGCTCTGAACTTCTTCTAATGAAAGATTTTCCTTTTGTGCTATGCTGATAATCAAAGGAGATAAAAATGCCTCTGGATTTGATTTTAAAGGCGCTGCATTCTGAACAACTTCTTGAGTTGAAGCATTCGACTTTACTGCTTGTTTCGGAGCATCTTTCTCGACCTTGGCTTCGGTTTTTTTCGCTTTCGCTAAATTGTCTCCGCTTGCAGATTGATCGATTCGAGCCAAGACTGTTCCTACAGCCACTACTTCGTCCTTTTGAACTAGGATTTCGGTAATAACACCACTGATATTCGACTGTACTTCGCTATCAACTTTATCAGTTGCAACTTCTACAATTGTCTCTTCGGCATCAACGTAATCGCCAACTTCCTTGAGCCAATTTATGACCGTTGCTTCTGAAATACTTTCGCCCATCTTGGGCATTTTAAATTCAATTATTGGCATAATATTTATTTATAGCTTTTTTAGTATAAAGCCAATTCTCGCTATTTATTTTTAAATTCTTCCAACGTCTGATACAATGCTTCTTGTGCTGCCGGCCTATCTTCAGGAATTTCTCGCAATGGCTCAACTTCTTTAAGCGTTTCGTGACATTGTCCTGGTAACTTTTGATACAATGCAGTACCTTTTGTTTTCCAAGCAATCATATCATCGGTAATATCTTTTATGATTTTCGCAGGATTTCCAACCACCATTTTTCTATTCGGAATTTCTGTTCCTCCTTTTATAAAAGTCAAAGCCCCAACAATGCACTCGTCTCCAAGTGAAACATCATCCATTAATACAGCGTTCATTCCCACAAGGCAATTCGCACCGATATTTGCTCCGTGAATAATTGCTCCGTGTCCAATGTGCGCACCTTTTTTCAAAGTAATCGACTTTCCTGGAAACATGTGAATTGTACAGTTTTCTTGAACATTGCAACCATCCTCAATAATTATTTCGCCCCAATCACCACGAATCGCAGCGCCTGGGCCAACATAAACATCTTTGCCAATAATTACATTCCCAATTACTGCTGCAAGTGGATGTACAAAACTACTTGGATGCACAACCGGAATAAATCCTTGAAATTCGTAAATCATATTTTTGTTGTATTACTGTATTTATGTATACTGTATTGCTGTATATTGTATTGTTGTATTGCTATATAAGTGTATAATGAATCGCTGTATATTCTATTATTGTAAAGTTGATTTACACAACATTTCTACAGTATACATTTTTACAATATACAGTATACAATCCTACAGTATACATTCCTACATTATACAATTTTTACAATATACATTCCTCTTCTACTTAAATCTCTTAAGCGTTTCCTTCGTGAAATCAGACAAAACCAGTCTCCCAGAAATTGCTGCTCTTTCCTCAAGAAGTTCATCCCAATTGTCGCAACCGCGCCAAAAGATCTTTTTCATTTCCATCATTGCTTCAGGATTGTACGTGCATAAATGCGTTGCCATTGCTAAAGTTGCTTGATCAAGCTCTTCGATGCTTTCGAAAACATTTGCATACAAACCTTTGTCTTTTGCCCAATTGGCATCATAAAAAGTATTCGCATCAATTGCAATTTGAGACATTCCCGAAACTCCAATTTTACGCTCGATTGCTGGACTTACCACAAATGGTCCGATTCCAACATTCAATTCACTTAGTTTGATAGAAGCGAATTTCGATGCCATACAGTAATCTGCAGCAGCGGCAATTCCTACTCCTCCACCAACAGTTTTTCCTTGAATTCTTCCGATGATAAATTTAGGACATTTGCGCATTGCATTTATAACATTGGCAAATCCCGAAAAGAAAACTTTTCCTGTAGCAGCGTCATTGATCGAAATTAATTCTCCAAAACTTGCTCCTGCACAGAAAGTTCTATCACCACCACTCTTAAGAATGATGATTTTTATTTCGTCGTTTTTTCCTGCTGCTTCAATAGTAGCAGCAAGTTTTCCTAGTATTTCACCAGGAAGTGAATTTTGCTCTGGATGAAAAAATTCAATCGTAGCAATATTATTTTCTATATGTTGTTTTACGTATGCTTCTGTCATAATCTTATATATTGTTCAACTTCTACAGCATCAATTATTCGTGATACCTTTAGCGAAAGCGATAATTTTCTAAATCTAATCTAGCAATTCAAATTGCTTAAAGTGATGATTCAAATGTTTTGTATTTAACAAATCCCACTCATATTTATTCATCATTCCAAAGACCGAATTTTTAGTTCTTGTCTCTGGATTTTCTTTGAAAAATGCTTCGTACTGCTCAATTGCTTCCAGCAATTTATTCTTGGCTGTAGCCAAATCTGCGTGGATCAATTCAGCGGGAGCGTCAGGATTCATCAGAGGATGTTTGTGATTTAAA comes from the Flavobacterium ardleyense genome and includes:
- a CDS encoding dihydrolipoamide acetyltransferase family protein, with the translated sequence MPIIEFKMPKMGESISEATVINWLKEVGDYVDAEETIVEVATDKVDSEVQSNISGVITEILVQKDEVVAVGTVLARIDQSASGDNLAKAKKTEAKVEKDAPKQAVKSNASTQEVVQNAAPLKSNPEAFLSPLIISIAQKENLSLEEVQSIEGTGAEGRIRKSDVFNYLKNRKYPLQRLQVAAVAPQATSPALSYPKPVINFVEGKDSIVEMDRMRSMIADHMVYSKHTSPHVTAYMEVDVTDLVNWRNSIKNDFQAKHNQKLTFTPLFVDAVAKAINDFPLINTSVDGKKIIVHKDINVGMATALPTGNLIVPVVHNANTKTLAELAATVNHLAESSRTNKLKPDEVKGSTFTISNVGTFGSLMGTPIINQPEAAILAFGIIKKRPEVIQGKNGDEIAIRSMMFLSLSFDHRIVDGFLGGSFLRRVGDYLEKFDTTNAL
- a CDS encoding acyltransferase, with the translated sequence MIYEFQGFIPVVHPSSFVHPLAAVIGNVIIGKDVYVGPGAAIRGDWGEIIIEDGCNVQENCTIHMFPGKSITLKKGAHIGHGAIIHGANIGANCLVGMNAVLMDDVSLGDECIVGALTFIKGGTEIPNRKMVVGNPAKIIKDITDDMIAWKTKGTALYQKLPGQCHETLKEVEPLREIPEDRPAAQEALYQTLEEFKNK
- a CDS encoding enoyl-CoA hydratase/isomerase family protein, whose product is MTEAYVKQHIENNIATIEFFHPEQNSLPGEILGKLAATIEAAGKNDEIKIIILKSGGDRTFCAGASFGELISINDAATGKVFFSGFANVINAMRKCPKFIIGRIQGKTVGGGVGIAAAADYCMASKFASIKLSELNVGIGPFVVSPAIERKIGVSGMSQIAIDANTFYDANWAKDKGLYANVFESIEELDQATLAMATHLCTYNPEAMMEMKKIFWRGCDNWDELLEERAAISGRLVLSDFTKETLKRFK